Proteins encoded together in one Mycobacterium simiae window:
- a CDS encoding TetR/AcrR family transcriptional regulator, which translates to MTSARRIGAPDAKNRVLLLDAAERLMIEEGYAAVTSRRLANKAGLKPQLVHYYFRTMEELFLEVFRRRAEEALEVHAKLMKSPQPLWAVWRFGTDPAFTRISMEFMALANHRKDMRAEIAYYAERFREEQRQAVTAALQRYGVDNKDMPPVVFTVLMSSLSRFLVLEQAVGISAGHAETRQLVESYLRRLEGEPQPIPGIPEAWVVHQFRSEHSTPLSPSLDTTTTPSTANTQ; encoded by the coding sequence ATGACATCGGCCCGCAGGATCGGCGCGCCGGACGCCAAGAACCGCGTCCTGCTGCTCGACGCGGCCGAACGATTGATGATCGAGGAGGGCTACGCCGCGGTCACGTCGCGCCGTCTGGCAAACAAGGCCGGGCTCAAGCCTCAGTTGGTGCACTATTACTTCCGCACCATGGAGGAACTGTTTCTCGAGGTGTTCCGGAGGCGCGCCGAAGAGGCGCTCGAAGTGCATGCCAAGCTGATGAAGTCGCCGCAGCCGCTGTGGGCGGTGTGGCGATTCGGGACCGATCCCGCGTTCACCCGCATTTCCATGGAATTCATGGCGCTGGCCAATCACCGCAAGGATATGCGCGCCGAAATCGCTTACTACGCAGAACGATTCCGCGAAGAGCAACGCCAAGCCGTGACGGCCGCGCTGCAGCGTTACGGCGTGGACAACAAGGACATGCCGCCGGTGGTGTTCACCGTGCTGATGTCGAGCCTGTCGAGATTTCTGGTGCTCGAGCAGGCGGTCGGCATCTCCGCCGGGCACGCCGAAACCCGGCAGTTAGTCGAAAGTTACCTGCGCCGGCTGGAGGGCGAGCCGCAGCCGATTCCCGGAATACCGGAGGCGTGGGTGGTTCACCAGTTCCGCAGTGAGCACAGCACACCTTTGAGTCCGTCCTTGGACACGACGACGACGCCGTCCACCGCCAATACGCAGTGA
- a CDS encoding cytochrome P450, protein MTDFDSIDFFTDPSLVPDPHPYFDYLRSQNPVLRLPHHGVVAVTGYAEATEIYKDPETFSNIVALGGPFPPLPFTPEGGDIGALIDEHRSYFPMNEHMVTMDPPDHTKARSVLAKLLTPSRLKQNEEFMWRLADRQLDEFLHNGECEFIAEYSKPFATLVIADLLGVPEEDHKEFRSVLGADRPGARVGALDHESVGINPLEWLDDKFCNYIEDRRREPRGDVLTHLAEAKYPDGSTPAVIEVVRSATFLFAAGQETTAKLLSAALQALGDRPEVQQQLREDRSLIPGFIEESLRMESPVKSDSRLVVRDTNIGGVDLPAGTVVMVLPGAANRDPRRFENPHQFDLRRKNVREHMAFARGVHSCPGGPLARVEGRVSIERILDRMPHIEINEAHHGPATERRYTYEPTYILRGLSELHLSFTTADSVAAVG, encoded by the coding sequence ATGACCGACTTTGACTCGATCGACTTCTTCACCGATCCGTCGCTGGTCCCAGATCCGCACCCCTACTTCGACTACTTGCGCAGCCAGAACCCGGTGTTGCGGCTGCCGCACCACGGCGTCGTCGCGGTCACCGGCTATGCCGAAGCCACCGAGATCTACAAAGACCCCGAGACGTTCTCAAACATCGTCGCACTCGGTGGGCCGTTCCCGCCCCTGCCGTTCACGCCCGAGGGGGGCGACATCGGGGCGCTGATCGATGAGCACCGCAGCTACTTCCCGATGAACGAGCACATGGTCACGATGGACCCGCCCGATCACACCAAGGCGCGCTCGGTGCTCGCCAAACTGCTGACTCCGAGCCGGTTGAAACAGAACGAGGAATTCATGTGGCGCCTCGCTGACCGCCAGCTCGACGAGTTTCTGCACAACGGCGAGTGTGAATTCATCGCCGAATACTCCAAGCCGTTCGCCACCTTGGTGATCGCCGACCTGCTCGGCGTGCCGGAGGAGGACCACAAGGAATTCCGTTCGGTTCTCGGCGCCGACCGTCCCGGCGCGCGCGTGGGGGCTCTTGATCACGAATCGGTCGGGATCAACCCGCTGGAGTGGCTCGACGACAAGTTTTGCAACTACATCGAAGATCGCCGGCGCGAACCGCGCGGCGACGTGCTGACCCACCTCGCCGAAGCAAAGTACCCGGACGGGTCGACGCCCGCGGTGATCGAGGTGGTCCGTTCGGCCACTTTCCTTTTCGCCGCCGGCCAGGAAACGACGGCCAAGCTGCTCAGCGCGGCGCTGCAGGCGCTTGGCGACCGGCCCGAGGTGCAACAGCAGTTGCGGGAGGACCGCAGCCTGATCCCCGGATTCATCGAGGAATCGCTGCGGATGGAGAGCCCGGTCAAGAGCGACTCCCGGCTGGTCGTCAGGGACACCAACATCGGTGGCGTGGACCTGCCCGCCGGGACCGTGGTGATGGTGCTGCCGGGTGCGGCCAACCGCGATCCCCGTCGGTTCGAGAACCCGCACCAATTCGACCTGCGCCGCAAGAACGTTCGCGAACATATGGCCTTCGCCCGCGGTGTGCACTCGTGTCCGGGTGGGCCGCTGGCGCGCGTGGAAGGCCGAGTCTCCATCGAGCGCATCCTGGATCGGATGCCGCATATTGAGATCAACGAAGCCCATCACGGGCCGGCTACCGAGCGGCGTTACACCTATGAGCCGACATACATCCTGCGTGGATTGAGTGAACTGCACCTGTCGTTCACGACCGCCGATTCGGTTGCGGCGGTGGGCTAA
- a CDS encoding TetR/AcrR family transcriptional regulator gives MGTAGQPVDGEELRIVDYSPARTRVLDAALDLFAQHGVSGTSLQMIADAVGITKAAVYHQFRTKDQIVIAVTERELGRLLPALEDAETHGNGPQARDALLENVVAMAVRDRRLVRTLQFDPVVVRLLAEHKPFQRFMDRLYRVLLSDAGLDGRIEAAMFSGAISTAVMHPLVADIDDETLLARLTDMIRRLLGLRQDAPKPSS, from the coding sequence GTGGGCACCGCGGGGCAGCCGGTCGACGGCGAAGAGCTGAGAATTGTTGACTACAGCCCTGCCCGAACGCGGGTACTCGACGCCGCCCTCGACCTGTTCGCACAGCATGGCGTCAGCGGTACCTCGCTGCAAATGATCGCCGACGCCGTCGGCATCACGAAAGCCGCTGTCTACCACCAATTCCGAACTAAAGACCAGATCGTCATCGCAGTCACCGAGCGGGAGCTCGGCCGATTGTTGCCGGCCCTGGAAGATGCCGAGACGCACGGCAACGGTCCGCAAGCGCGTGACGCACTGCTGGAAAACGTCGTTGCCATGGCGGTCCGTGATCGACGACTGGTCCGCACGTTGCAGTTTGATCCCGTGGTCGTACGACTGCTGGCTGAGCACAAGCCCTTTCAGCGGTTCATGGACCGGCTGTATCGGGTGCTGCTGAGCGATGCGGGGTTGGACGGGCGGATCGAGGCGGCGATGTTTTCCGGAGCCATCAGCACCGCCGTCATGCACCCGCTGGTCGCCGACATCGACGACGAGACACTGTTGGCTCGGCTCACGGATATGATTCGGCGCCTGCTCGGTTTACGCCAGGATGCACCCAAGCCATCCAGCTGA
- a CDS encoding Rv2253/PknI dimerization domain-containing protein, whose amino-acid sequence MRPVETLTTATMLAATVFGGLGAAPAALATTKEEVALNGTFRATSIGDYAQRNDQFFGEPTVYQVWTITSTCVTFQECHGTVHSDQGWTAPLYMNDGEMWKVRREVPNWERCEDGTSFPGQQTFFFFPVNDNGGYQLGSRVLSGKDKTVGPSGACGQNQWLDITMPLRLDQLS is encoded by the coding sequence ATGCGTCCAGTTGAAACACTTACCACCGCAACTATGCTGGCGGCCACCGTATTCGGCGGTTTGGGCGCCGCACCCGCCGCCCTGGCAACCACCAAGGAAGAAGTCGCCCTTAACGGGACGTTCCGCGCGACGTCCATCGGTGATTACGCGCAGCGAAATGATCAATTTTTCGGTGAGCCGACGGTGTACCAAGTTTGGACCATAACCTCGACGTGTGTCACGTTCCAGGAATGCCACGGTACGGTGCACAGCGATCAAGGTTGGACAGCGCCTCTCTATATGAATGACGGCGAAATGTGGAAGGTCAGACGCGAGGTGCCGAATTGGGAGCGATGCGAAGACGGTACCTCGTTCCCTGGGCAACAGACGTTCTTTTTCTTCCCGGTCAACGACAATGGTGGGTATCAACTCGGGTCAAGGGTCTTGTCCGGTAAGGACAAGACGGTGGGGCCGAGCGGTGCCTGTGGGCAAAACCAATGGCTGGATATCACCATGCCGTTGCGCTTGGACCAGCTTTCCTGA
- a CDS encoding enoyl-CoA hydratase/isomerase family protein: MLDLELDNGLAVLTIDRPHARNAIALDTMDQLEKALDAASGARALVIRGAGDKAFVSGGDLKELSALRTEEEAAAMAKRMRSICDQLADFPAPVIAALNGHAFGGGAEVAVAADIRVAASDVNIAFNQVTLEIMPAWGGAERLAALVGKSRALLLAGSGKTIDATEAERMGLFDVVLPRASFEEGWRALATSMARQPAAEIKRVIKGVSPDEAIASFARLWVADAHWQAAERVTNRNAKPRPAAGGAI; this comes from the coding sequence ATGCTGGATTTGGAGCTCGACAATGGGTTGGCGGTACTCACCATCGACCGCCCCCACGCGCGCAATGCCATCGCGCTCGACACCATGGACCAGCTGGAGAAGGCACTCGACGCTGCTTCCGGCGCCCGAGCCCTGGTGATCAGAGGCGCCGGCGACAAGGCTTTCGTGTCCGGCGGTGACCTCAAGGAACTCAGCGCGTTGCGCACCGAAGAGGAAGCCGCAGCGATGGCGAAGCGGATGCGGTCCATCTGTGACCAATTGGCGGACTTCCCGGCTCCGGTGATCGCCGCACTGAACGGCCACGCGTTTGGCGGTGGCGCCGAAGTGGCCGTGGCTGCCGACATCCGCGTCGCCGCAAGCGATGTCAACATCGCGTTCAACCAGGTGACCCTGGAGATCATGCCGGCGTGGGGCGGTGCCGAGCGGCTGGCCGCGCTCGTCGGCAAGAGTCGAGCACTGCTGTTGGCGGGCAGCGGCAAAACGATCGACGCCACGGAGGCCGAGCGCATGGGGTTGTTCGACGTGGTGTTGCCGCGCGCCTCATTCGAGGAAGGCTGGCGGGCGCTCGCCACGTCGATGGCCCGGCAGCCGGCCGCCGAGATAAAACGAGTAATCAAAGGTGTTTCGCCGGACGAGGCGATAGCATCCTTTGCACGACTGTGGGTTGCCGATGCGCACTGGCAGGCCGCAGAGCGGGTAACGAACCGAAACGCCAAACCGCGCCCGGCGGCCGGAGGAGCCATATGA
- a CDS encoding cytochrome c oxidase subunit 3 family protein, whose translation MSDLVNTGRRGRTVPGQPDMWAFVLFETLVFTGYFGFYLFSRAQSPELFLRAQADLDLRIGIFNTLVLLLSSWSVARCVQCTRAGAYRAALRDVFITAALAAGFLFCKVFEWARLVRIGNGLESNDFFTYYFFLTGIHFVHLLIGFVVLGVIVYQIPRGRPRSSDTQTLVETCATYWHTVDFLWVLIFALLYVVR comes from the coding sequence ATGTCGGATCTCGTGAACACCGGCCGGCGCGGCAGGACGGTGCCGGGCCAGCCGGACATGTGGGCCTTCGTGTTGTTCGAAACATTGGTCTTCACCGGATATTTCGGCTTCTACCTGTTCTCCCGCGCCCAAAGCCCCGAGCTTTTCCTGCGTGCCCAGGCTGATCTGGATCTGCGTATCGGCATCTTCAATACCCTCGTGTTGCTGCTGAGCTCGTGGTCGGTTGCGCGGTGTGTCCAGTGCACCCGCGCTGGCGCCTACCGAGCGGCGCTGCGCGACGTGTTCATCACGGCAGCGTTGGCGGCGGGTTTCCTGTTCTGCAAGGTGTTTGAGTGGGCTCGGCTGGTCCGCATCGGAAATGGTTTGGAAAGCAACGACTTTTTCACCTACTACTTCTTCCTGACCGGGATCCATTTCGTGCACCTGTTGATAGGCTTCGTCGTCCTCGGTGTCATCGTGTACCAAATTCCGCGTGGCAGGCCCCGATCGAGTGATACCCAGACGCTCGTCGAAACCTGCGCAACCTATTGGCACACGGTTGATTTCCTGTGGGTGCTCATCTTCGCGCTGTTGTATGTGGTGAGGTGA
- a CDS encoding amidohydrolase family protein, with amino-acid sequence MGQLSHREDVPFPIFDADNHLYEPPEALTKFLPKEYKDFVQYVQINGRTKIALRGVISNYIPNPTFEVVARPGAWEEYFKYGNPEGKSKRELFGEPMRAIPAFFEPGPRLEKMNELGLDRTLMFPTLASLIEERLRDDPVAIHILIHALNQWLDEVWGFNYQNRIFTTPVITLPIVEKAIEELEWAVQRGARAILVRPAPVPGFRGPRSFALPEFDPFWERVVEHDVLVGMHSSDSGYSRYTSEWDGADQEMLPFQTNAMGILNEWRPIQDSVASWVIHGALYRHPKLKVAIVEAGSKWMTPLLDGLAEVFRKAPEAFPSDPVEMVKNRIYVSPFFEDGIDDLVNLVGVDQVLYGSDWPHPEGLAEPTFYVNALSHLSVDDQAKIMGGNLGRLVTV; translated from the coding sequence ATGGGCCAGTTGTCGCATCGGGAAGACGTCCCGTTTCCAATCTTTGACGCGGATAATCATCTCTACGAGCCGCCGGAGGCGCTGACCAAGTTCCTGCCCAAGGAGTACAAGGACTTCGTCCAGTACGTGCAGATCAACGGGCGCACCAAGATCGCCCTGCGCGGCGTGATCAGCAACTACATTCCCAACCCCACCTTCGAGGTGGTCGCCCGGCCGGGCGCCTGGGAGGAGTACTTCAAGTACGGCAACCCCGAGGGCAAGAGCAAGCGCGAGCTGTTCGGCGAGCCGATGCGCGCCATCCCGGCGTTCTTCGAACCCGGCCCGCGGCTGGAGAAGATGAACGAGCTGGGCCTGGACCGCACCCTGATGTTCCCAACGTTGGCCAGCCTGATCGAGGAGCGGTTGCGCGACGACCCGGTCGCCATCCACATCCTGATCCACGCGCTGAACCAGTGGCTCGACGAGGTCTGGGGCTTCAACTACCAGAACCGAATCTTCACCACGCCGGTCATCACCCTGCCGATCGTCGAGAAGGCAATCGAGGAACTGGAGTGGGCGGTCCAGCGTGGCGCCCGCGCCATCTTGGTTCGCCCGGCGCCTGTCCCCGGCTTCCGTGGGCCACGGTCGTTCGCGCTGCCCGAGTTCGACCCGTTCTGGGAGCGGGTCGTCGAGCACGACGTGCTGGTCGGCATGCACTCCAGCGACAGCGGCTACTCCCGATACACCTCCGAGTGGGACGGCGCCGACCAGGAGATGCTGCCCTTCCAAACCAATGCGATGGGCATCCTCAACGAATGGCGTCCGATCCAGGACTCGGTGGCTTCGTGGGTGATTCACGGCGCGCTCTACCGACACCCCAAGCTGAAGGTCGCGATCGTCGAGGCCGGATCGAAGTGGATGACGCCGCTGCTCGACGGCCTGGCCGAGGTCTTCCGCAAGGCGCCCGAAGCTTTCCCGAGCGACCCTGTCGAGATGGTCAAGAACCGCATCTACGTCAGCCCGTTCTTCGAAGACGGCATCGACGATCTGGTCAACCTCGTCGGCGTGGACCAGGTGCTGTACGGCTCGGACTGGCCGCATCCGGAAGGGCTGGCGGAGCCGACCTTTTACGTCAACGCACTGTCGCACCTGTCGGTCGACGACCAGGCGAAGATCATGGGCGGCAACCTTGGTCGACTCGTCACGGTGTGA
- a CDS encoding cytochrome C oxidase subunit IV family protein encodes MKFNKRLFVVWVILASLTVGYLWIDHAAGGTLQSRAVVTSSVIVIALLKVRIIFREFMEVRTAPVLLCRLTDAWVVIIAVALLGCYFVGMQSR; translated from the coding sequence GTGAAGTTCAACAAGCGACTGTTCGTGGTGTGGGTGATCCTGGCGTCGCTCACCGTCGGCTATCTGTGGATAGACCATGCGGCCGGCGGCACGCTGCAATCGCGGGCGGTGGTCACCTCGAGCGTCATCGTGATCGCACTCCTGAAGGTACGCATCATCTTCCGCGAGTTCATGGAGGTGCGCACCGCGCCGGTCCTGCTGTGCCGACTCACCGACGCCTGGGTGGTGATCATCGCCGTCGCGCTGCTGGGCTGCTACTTCGTCGGGATGCAGAGCCGCTAG
- a CDS encoding lipoprotein LpqH, with product MQNRFVAATAVALAVAGLGACTSRPSTPLSGTASITVNGTDANFHIVKCSQREWTRTIDIGGNFSGASLIVDMGAQPASTESVHIRNLGGFNGMYARGDGEQADTSMSGDRFTVTGTANGFKTDKPNEAASAPFKIVVTC from the coding sequence GTGCAGAACCGATTCGTCGCGGCCACCGCCGTCGCACTCGCTGTGGCCGGCCTCGGTGCATGCACCTCGCGACCGTCAACCCCGCTCTCCGGCACGGCGTCCATTACCGTCAACGGCACCGATGCGAATTTCCACATCGTGAAATGCAGCCAGCGGGAATGGACGCGAACGATCGACATCGGCGGCAACTTTTCCGGAGCCAGTCTGATCGTCGACATGGGAGCGCAACCAGCGTCGACGGAGTCGGTGCACATCCGAAATCTCGGCGGGTTCAACGGAATGTACGCCCGGGGCGACGGCGAGCAGGCGGACACGAGCATGTCCGGCGACAGATTCACCGTCACGGGCACCGCGAACGGATTCAAGACCGACAAGCCGAACGAAGCCGCTTCGGCGCCCTTCAAGATCGTCGTCACCTGCTGA
- a CDS encoding MCE family protein has product MLTRFVRIQLAIFTLVGIIGVISMVLFYIQAPTLLGIGRMTVTLELPATGGLYQFSNVTYRGVQLGKVTSVGLTPTGAKATLSLDTSPKVPANLTAHVLSVSAVGEQYVDLRPNTDSPPYLHDGSVITMRNTTIPQPVAPMLEQLNALVGSIPKAKLGQMLDETFQAFNGSGYDLGSLLDSAETLSRDANGVVDRTTALTEDTGPLLDTQARTTDSIRTWARSFAGISDVLVDNDSHFRTVLEKGPGAADEASALLEQIKPTLPVLLANLTTIGQIGVTYHPSIEQLLVLLPSAVAIEQAAQGENHPDGKAMGDFALTIDDPPICTVGFMPPNTWRSPDDLSDIDTPDGLYCKLPQDSPLAVRGARNYPCMGHPGKRAPTVEICNSDKPFMPLAMRQHTLGPYPLDPNLLAQGVPPDDRVTSDNRIFAPIEGTPLPPGAVPRGTPAGPRGENPPQSAVGAAVPPAQSPGPAPAPISPMSADIPAFAPLDVAGPGELPAPPPPPPLPAPPAPAPLDQADGSQPQAAPSSFGANGSKPAPSVVVAKYDPRTGRYVGPDGKLYQQSDLVTAKAPKTWQDMLPT; this is encoded by the coding sequence ATGCTGACGCGCTTCGTTCGGATCCAGCTGGCGATCTTCACGCTCGTCGGGATCATCGGCGTGATCTCGATGGTGCTCTTCTACATCCAGGCGCCGACCCTGCTGGGCATCGGCCGGATGACGGTGACGCTGGAGCTGCCGGCCACCGGCGGGCTGTACCAGTTTTCCAATGTGACCTACCGTGGGGTTCAGCTCGGCAAGGTCACATCGGTGGGCTTGACCCCGACCGGCGCAAAAGCGACGCTGTCCCTTGACACTTCACCCAAGGTTCCCGCGAACTTGACAGCGCACGTGCTCAGTGTCTCGGCGGTGGGCGAGCAGTATGTGGACCTGCGGCCCAACACCGATTCGCCGCCGTATCTGCATGACGGCTCGGTAATCACGATGCGCAACACCACGATTCCGCAGCCGGTCGCACCGATGCTGGAGCAGCTCAACGCGTTGGTCGGCAGCATCCCAAAGGCCAAACTCGGCCAAATGCTCGACGAGACCTTCCAGGCCTTCAACGGATCCGGCTACGACCTGGGGTCATTGCTGGATTCCGCGGAGACACTGTCTCGGGACGCCAACGGCGTCGTGGATCGCACCACAGCGCTGACCGAAGACACCGGCCCGCTGTTGGATACCCAAGCACGCACCACCGATTCGATCAGGACCTGGGCGCGTAGTTTCGCCGGAATCTCGGATGTGTTGGTGGACAACGATTCCCACTTCCGCACCGTGCTGGAAAAGGGGCCCGGGGCTGCCGACGAGGCGTCGGCGCTTCTTGAGCAGATCAAGCCGACGTTGCCGGTGTTGCTGGCCAACCTGACCACCATCGGGCAGATCGGCGTCACTTATCACCCCTCCATCGAGCAGCTGCTGGTGTTGCTGCCGTCGGCCGTTGCCATCGAGCAGGCTGCCCAGGGGGAAAACCACCCCGACGGTAAAGCGATGGGTGACTTCGCGCTCACGATCGACGATCCGCCCATCTGCACCGTCGGCTTCATGCCACCCAACACCTGGCGATCACCGGATGACCTCAGCGACATCGACACGCCGGACGGCTTGTACTGCAAGCTCCCGCAGGATTCACCGCTGGCGGTTCGAGGTGCCCGCAACTACCCCTGCATGGGTCACCCGGGTAAGCGAGCGCCGACCGTGGAAATCTGCAACAGCGACAAGCCATTCATGCCGCTGGCGATGCGCCAGCACACTCTCGGCCCCTACCCGTTGGATCCCAACCTGCTCGCGCAGGGGGTCCCGCCCGACGACCGGGTCACCTCCGACAACAGAATATTTGCGCCGATCGAGGGAACGCCGCTGCCGCCGGGAGCAGTGCCGCGCGGCACACCGGCCGGCCCGCGGGGAGAAAATCCACCGCAGAGCGCGGTGGGAGCGGCCGTGCCGCCAGCGCAGTCGCCGGGGCCCGCGCCGGCGCCCATATCGCCTATGTCGGCGGACATCCCGGCTTTCGCGCCGCTGGACGTCGCCGGCCCCGGCGAACTTCCCGCGCCACCGCCACCGCCACCGCTCCCGGCACCGCCCGCGCCGGCACCGCTGGATCAGGCCGACGGTAGCCAGCCGCAGGCCGCGCCGAGTTCATTCGGCGCCAACGGATCCAAGCCAGCGCCGTCAGTCGTAGTGGCGAAGTACGATCCGCGCACCGGTCGATATGTCGGACCGGACGGAAAGTTGTATCAGCAGTCGGATTTGGTGACAGCGAAAGCACCCAAGACATGGCAGGACATGCTTCCGACGTGA
- a CDS encoding MCE family protein codes for MIARGKVRLPGFARRVFVVGCCVVFSATGCAFHGLNSLPLPGAVGRGPGANIYHVELPNVGTMESNSPVMIDDVVVGSVGEMRVRGWHADVEISVKRDVVVPANVVASVGQTSLLGSMHVELNTPPGQGGSGRLQPGATIPLSRSTAYPSTEQTLSSLGAVVNGGGLGQIGEVVHNFSTALSGNGPAFRDLLTRLDTFVTTLDDQRGNIVDSIQALNRLSATFAEQRDVISNALQKIPPALDVLIKERPRLTSALDHLRTFSNTATRLVNDAQDDLVKNLKNLEPTIKALADVGPEFGVAIAAGFVFPFTQNFVDRAVRGDYFNLHVDLDLSIPRLKRGLLLGTHWGQLDEPEPPLPGEPYRMNYTLDPLHNPLRPPWVDPNALPLPPPPPDAIPGPQSAYGPRPGPAPIPDASLGQTPPAATAPTGDGG; via the coding sequence ATGATCGCCCGGGGCAAGGTGCGGCTTCCCGGGTTCGCCCGGCGGGTGTTCGTGGTCGGCTGTTGCGTGGTGTTCAGCGCGACCGGATGCGCATTCCATGGCCTGAACTCACTGCCACTGCCCGGCGCGGTCGGACGTGGGCCGGGAGCCAACATCTACCACGTCGAGTTGCCGAATGTCGGGACGATGGAGTCGAATTCGCCGGTAATGATCGACGATGTCGTCGTCGGCAGTGTCGGCGAGATGAGGGTGCGAGGCTGGCACGCCGATGTCGAGATCTCGGTGAAGCGAGACGTCGTCGTTCCGGCCAACGTGGTCGCCAGCGTCGGTCAGACCAGCCTGCTGGGCTCGATGCATGTCGAGCTCAATACACCGCCCGGCCAGGGGGGCAGTGGACGGCTCCAGCCCGGTGCCACCATCCCGCTGAGCCGGTCGACGGCCTACCCGTCGACGGAGCAGACCCTGTCTTCGCTGGGCGCGGTCGTCAATGGCGGGGGACTGGGACAGATCGGGGAGGTCGTTCACAATTTCTCGACCGCCTTATCCGGAAACGGGCCTGCCTTCCGTGATCTGCTCACTCGCCTCGACACATTCGTGACAACCCTCGACGACCAACGGGGCAACATCGTCGACTCGATCCAGGCGCTGAACCGGCTTTCGGCCACGTTCGCCGAACAGCGCGACGTCATCAGCAATGCGCTGCAGAAAATACCTCCGGCGCTCGACGTGCTAATCAAGGAACGACCGCGGCTCACATCAGCGCTGGACCACCTGCGCACGTTCAGCAATACCGCCACCCGGTTGGTCAACGACGCGCAGGACGACCTGGTCAAGAACCTCAAGAACCTGGAGCCGACGATCAAGGCGCTGGCCGACGTCGGACCGGAGTTCGGTGTGGCGATCGCTGCGGGATTCGTGTTCCCGTTCACCCAGAACTTCGTCGACCGAGCGGTCCGGGGCGACTACTTCAACCTGCACGTCGACCTCGACCTGTCCATTCCGCGGCTCAAGCGCGGACTGCTGCTGGGAACCCATTGGGGGCAGCTGGATGAGCCCGAGCCGCCGCTGCCCGGGGAGCCGTATCGGATGAACTACACACTCGACCCGTTGCACAACCCGCTGCGGCCGCCGTGGGTCGACCCCAATGCGCTGCCGCTGCCGCCTCCGCCTCCGGACGCGATACCTGGACCACAGTCGGCCTACGGGCCTCGGCCCGGACCGGCGCCGATTCCCGACGCGAGTCTTGGCCAAACACCGCCTGCGGCAACGGCACCGACGGGAGATGGCGGATAA